Below is a window of Mucilaginibacter ginkgonis DNA.
CGAGTTTAAGATCTACTTGTCACCAACCCCGCAGTTCCTCCAACCCAGTTAAAATCTTTGTTATAACGCACGCCTATCATTTTACCGCGACTAAGACGGGCAAGGTTGATGGCAAGCGTTGGTCTGTCGTCGCCATCCGGCCAAAGGTATAACAAGCGTATTTCTGCCTTTACGCCGCCTTCGGGAGTTTGTACAACAGGTTCGTAGTTTACTTTTTCCTGTAGGATCCAGTTCTCCGGATTCTTTAAGTTGGAGATATCTTGGGGCTTCACATCAATGATCACGCCCTGTCCGGCAAAAGAGAATAACGGCTTTAGCACGTAATTCTCCAAATCGGAAGGAATGTCCTTTAGATCATTGGCGAAGACGCTTTTCGGAATATAAGCGCCTTCTAAAAATGGCATAGTGTATTTGCTTATGCGATAGAACCAGTTAGGGTGTGTAACCCATTCTACGTCCAAAGGCTGCCTAATGTCTACCACGCGGTTAAAAATATCCGGGTCGTTTTCTATCTCGTCAAATATCAATCGGTTGTAAATGCGTTTGATCTGTACAAGTTCATCATCCGCATAGTAGAAAAGCTTGTCTCCCCTTTGCTCTAACTCTTCTAATGCCACCGTTTTGATGCCCAGATACTTTTCGGTGAGCAAAAAGTCGACTGCTGTTTTCTGCTCGTGCGCATTTACATCCATCAATACCACTTCGTGAGGTTGATGGTCACCTAAGATAGTGCGTCGGAACAGGTCGATATATGACTCTTTATCCAGTCCGCTAAGGAACGGCTCCCAATCAGCATCAATGTTATAGGCTGATTTATAGTTTTCAGAGAGGTACACCTGGAAAGCATACAATGATGGAAAACCTTGCAACTCTATCAATTTAGGAGAAATGTCCCCATTGTCATCCTTACAAACGCCAAAATCAAGTGCTATAAAATGCGGATGGTCATTTTCATTTGGAAGTTTCCATTTTTCAGGGATCGCGGTTTCAGTCAATTGCTTAAAATCCGCTCGTAAAATAGTTTTCAGAATATCGTCGCCCGCTGCAACGAGCTTTTGCAAAAAATCATCAGGAATAAAAATTGGCGTTTCAGCCACACGAAAAGCAACCGGGTTTGGTAAGCCCTTGTTTAGGCGATCAAGCAGATCGGCAAATTTTTGCTCGGTAAAATCGTCGTTGAATTTTTTGCGTGCCGAAGGTTCCATAATTTGTATTTGAGCTAAACTGCAAAATACAAAGCTTAAAGGAGAATATTGTTTTAGTCTTATTCTTTGAAAACAGACAGTGTGTTCTTAGGCAAACATTGAGTTTTACCGCCCCGACAATAATGCCTCACAAGAAATTATTTATCGATATAAAACAAGCCGCCATTACACTTTAACTATAAATAAAAATTTTAGGTTAAAGAAAGTCATCCATGGCATGCTAATTGCAAATCCGTTAGCAAACAAATAAATCTTACTATGGAAACCATCGAAAAATCAGCAGAAGTTTTAAACGATCTGATAGAAATTAACAACGACCGTATAGCAGGTTTTGAAAAAGCGCTAGCCGATCTAACTGACAGCGACAGCGATTTGAAATCATTATTTCAACAATACAGCGAAGAAAGCCGCAAAAACAGCCAGGAGTTAACTGAGCTGGTAGCGCGTACAAACCAAAATGTAGAAACGGGCTCAAGCTTGTCAGGAACTTTGCACCGCGCATGGATCGATGTAAAGGCTACATTTAGCGGCCACGACCGTAAAAGCGTTTTAGAAGAATGCGAACGGGGCGAAGACGCTATTAAAAAAGCATACAAAGATGCCCTTTCAGACGGTCAGTTATCAGGCGAGTTTTATTCAACTGTTGCAGAGCAGGCAAGCACACAAGCTTTAGCACATGATCGCATCAAAGCATTGCGCGATAGTTCAAACTAAGCAAGTTTTAATATTAAAAAAGCCGGACGTTAGTTAACGTCCGGCTTTTTTTTTGCCCATACGGTATTAGCTGTCGCAAGGTTTCCAAGTAACATACAAGTTACAAAATTATTTTTAAGATAAATTTTATTGTCTTAAGTTTGTAATGGAATCTTATCCACTTATAATCACAGTGTTAACTATAAACGCCCTAATTATTAAACGCCTATGAAGAAGGTATATTTACTCTTCTTTATAGTTACGGGCTTTGTAATCGCAGGCTCTAGAAGTGCAAAGGCGCAAGCAAGCGCTACTGCAACATCCACCGCAAACATAGTTACGCCAATATCTATCGCCAAAACTGCGGATATGGCATTTGGCAATTTATCAACTTCGGGAACGGCAGGTACGGTTGTTTTAACTCCTGCCGGCTCGCGTACTAAAACAGGTGGCGTAACCCTGCCCGCTACAACCGGCACAGTAGCTGCGGCAGCTTTTACCGTTTCGGGGGTTGCGGCTTATACGTATGCAATCACTTTACCGTCAGGAACGGTGACATTGTCCAGCGGTGCTAACACTATGACTATTTCTACATTTACTAGCAATCCGGGCACTACGGGCACACTTAGCGCAGGCGGAACGCAAACTCTTAGCGTTGGTGCAACCCTAAATGTTGGTGCAAGCCAGGCAGCAGGTACATACACTACCGGCGCTTCGCCGTTTACGGTTACTGTAAATTACAACTAGAGTTTTCTGTATCTGCCAGTTTAAATGCTGTATTATCAAGAACTTACAGCTATTTTAAATTTTTATTTTGCAAACACCCGTCCAAACTCTATATTTGCAGTCCCAAAACAAGGGAGCTTAGCTCAGCTGGTTCAGAGCATCTGCCTTACAAGCAGAGGGTCACTGGTTCGAACCCAGTAGCTCCCACAAAGGCCACCTCAACAGGTGGCCTTTTTTTGTTTGCACACCTTGTGGTATTATACGAGGCAGAAAAGAAAGCCGTCGTTTTCTAAGCCGGCTTAGCCACTGATAAATAGCTTACTTTTCTATTTTTACCAACTTGCCTTCAGCATCGAAAATTAACTCTTTGTGCTTAATTTCGGCTTCATAGGTAATCTTTCCCACCGCATCAGTAACCCTACCCGTTTCCTTGATCTTCACATTACCCATTGCCTTTTTTATGTAGATTAAAGCTGGCGCAGGCAAAGCATTGGGTTGTAGTGCTTCAACTTGTTCTATAAATGCACCCGTGGGGGTAAACATAACGGACATGTCTTCGCCTGATCTTCCGCCCCAATTTGCGTCAAAATTGCCCTTTTCTTTTTCCCAGGTTACTTTGGCCGCACCGGGATATTTGCTCTTCAGCGCAATTTCCACGGCTGACGGAACATCCTTTTCTTTAACTTTTTGAGCAAGTGATGCTGTTGCTAATGCCAGGCATCCTGCCAGCGTAACAATTTTTGATGATTTCATAAATGTTTTTTATGCAATCTTAAGAGCAAATCTTGATTTTATCTTGTCGGGAATCTGATCTTTTATTGAATTGTATACAACTTAAGTACCAGTCCTGCCTATTCAAAATTTATTCAGTTTCATCATCGTACTTCGAAAATTATATGCGTGCTTGTTGTAAAAGATAAGCGGACTTAGGAAAGTGGGTACAAAAAACGCTATGGGAAAACATCTTTGGGGCGATGAGATGGAAATTCTAACAACTTTTATTTTATCAATTCGCAGATTAAAAACCTGAGTAAAAAATTACAGATGCCACCGGTAAAGATTATCTTAGGTCTGCATACGAAATGAGTTACCGGTTTACAGAATGATCAAACTGCTTGACAAATACAACCGTGTTAGTTTGCTGGTTACTGTCACCGTAACCATTATAACCGGGATCATTTACTATTTCACTATAAGCTATATTCTGACAGGGCAGGTTGATAAAGATCTTGTTGTTGAAGAAAACGAGATATTTGATTACGTTAAATTAAATTACAAACTCCCGCAGGTATTTAAGTCAGAAGACCTGAACATTCAATTTTTTCCCATAGGTCAAGATACGGTTCAACGGGTTTTTAAAAATGTGCAATACAATAATAAACGTGAGCATGATATTGAATCAGGCCGCAGTTTAATAAGCTCTGTATTAGTCAGGACACAACGTTATCGTATCGTCATCACAGAATCTAAAGTAGAAACAGAAGACTTAATAAGGGTGATATTTGCCATTACGATCATAATCGCTTTCGCCTTATTAACGGCGCTCTTGCTTATCAACCGAAAATTGATGCGCAATTTGTGGCGGCCTTTTTATCAAATGCTTCAGGAAATTAAGGGGTTTAACCTTGCCGACCGCAGCAAGATCACTAAGCCCGATACGGAAATAGAGGAGTTTTATGATCTTAATACCGAGGTTACCGCGATGTCTGAACGTGTGCAGCAGGACTATCAGTTATTAAAGAACTTTGTTGAAAACGCTTCGCATGAACTGATGACACCTCTTGCTGTGATCAACACTAAGCTAGATACACTTGTACAAGATCATGCTATTAGCGACTATCAGGGGCAGATATTAAGTGATGTTTACGCTACCGTTGGGAAACTAAAACAGTTGAACAAATCAATGTTAATACTGGCCCGCATAGAAAACAAATTGATTCCTGAATATGAAATTGTTGACCTTCAGGCCGAACTATTGCAAAAGGTTGAAGATTTTAAAGAGCTCGCTGCTCCAAAAAACATTTTCATTACGGCGCAAACAAGTATTGTGACAATTTCGGCGAGTAGGGATTTG
It encodes the following:
- a CDS encoding ferritin-like domain-containing protein — encoded protein: METIEKSAEVLNDLIEINNDRIAGFEKALADLTDSDSDLKSLFQQYSEESRKNSQELTELVARTNQNVETGSSLSGTLHRAWIDVKATFSGHDRKSVLEECERGEDAIKKAYKDALSDGQLSGEFYSTVAEQASTQALAHDRIKALRDSSN
- a CDS encoding ATP-grasp domain-containing protein; protein product: MEPSARKKFNDDFTEQKFADLLDRLNKGLPNPVAFRVAETPIFIPDDFLQKLVAAGDDILKTILRADFKQLTETAIPEKWKLPNENDHPHFIALDFGVCKDDNGDISPKLIELQGFPSLYAFQVYLSENYKSAYNIDADWEPFLSGLDKESYIDLFRRTILGDHQPHEVVLMDVNAHEQKTAVDFLLTEKYLGIKTVALEELEQRGDKLFYYADDELVQIKRIYNRLIFDEIENDPDIFNRVVDIRQPLDVEWVTHPNWFYRISKYTMPFLEGAYIPKSVFANDLKDIPSDLENYVLKPLFSFAGQGVIIDVKPQDISNLKNPENWILQEKVNYEPVVQTPEGGVKAEIRLLYLWPDGDDRPTLAINLARLSRGKMIGVRYNKDFNWVGGTAGLVTSRS
- a CDS encoding sensor histidine kinase, whose protein sequence is MIKLLDKYNRVSLLVTVTVTIITGIIYYFTISYILTGQVDKDLVVEENEIFDYVKLNYKLPQVFKSEDLNIQFFPIGQDTVQRVFKNVQYNNKREHDIESGRSLISSVLVRTQRYRIVITESKVETEDLIRVIFAITIIIAFALLTALLLINRKLMRNLWRPFYQMLQEIKGFNLADRSKITKPDTEIEEFYDLNTEVTAMSERVQQDYQLLKNFVENASHELMTPLAVINTKLDTLVQDHAISDYQGQILSDVYATVGKLKQLNKSMLILARIENKLIPEYEIVDLQAELLQKVEDFKELAAPKNIFITAQTSIVTISASRDLLSILLSNLILNAIRHNREGGMVAVTLTSNSLKVCNTGSLEPLDSDQIFQRFYKSPESEGTGLGLTLIKEICDGHGFDLAYSFEENLHCFSIVF
- a CDS encoding DUF4402 domain-containing protein → MKKVYLLFFIVTGFVIAGSRSAKAQASATATSTANIVTPISIAKTADMAFGNLSTSGTAGTVVLTPAGSRTKTGGVTLPATTGTVAAAAFTVSGVAAYTYAITLPSGTVTLSSGANTMTISTFTSNPGTTGTLSAGGTQTLSVGATLNVGASQAAGTYTTGASPFTVTVNYN